The proteins below are encoded in one region of Clostridium pasteurianum DSM 525 = ATCC 6013:
- a CDS encoding bifunctional diguanylate cyclase/phosphohydrolase → MSEVDNKKKQINDIVSVVKLSSLLFSGMAFFKFVQKHFNISFSNFNYSLTIQFVIVSVLILTLIYSIWAFSTTKKFNKKYIIRIQIIENYIFVLIFLCIILLTGAHRSDFKFLFLFIIITTAIQSGMNQGLIIAFTSSIIVLTIDLIYAQGLMENIYFEKDLILAAVFILTAWPLGFYVKTERNHIEKLQNLANEDGLTGVYNHRFFHEALREKLISYKKENRPISLIFIDIDHFKHYNDLYGHQKGDQVLKIIGSLLKEIIVENGIAARYGGEEFAIILPDTLEQDAIKIAENIRYRIQETYFEGEENQPKGKITASMGVSTFPDKAENEVELIKCADDALYRAKFFNKNRVETYHSILDELKKEIEHKDIDLVTSIKTLISVINAKDRYTYGHVERVVFYSRLLAEKLGLSEEDKKKLVYGAYMHDIGKINIGEEVLNKKMPLNNEEWEVLKQHPANGVEIINPVKSLSYIAPLILHHHERYDGKGYPDNLKGENIPYLARILTVVDSFDAMTSNRPYSKIKSHSEAIEELKKCRGSQFDPDIADAFIEVIEENKDNITY, encoded by the coding sequence ATGAGTGAAGTAGATAATAAAAAAAAGCAAATAAATGATATTGTATCAGTAGTAAAATTATCTTCGTTGCTATTTTCTGGTATGGCATTTTTTAAATTTGTTCAGAAACATTTTAATATATCATTTAGTAATTTCAATTATTCATTAACAATACAATTTGTAATAGTTTCTGTACTTATTTTAACATTAATTTATTCTATATGGGCATTTTCTACAACTAAGAAATTTAATAAAAAGTATATTATTAGAATTCAAATAATTGAAAATTATATATTTGTTCTAATATTTTTGTGTATTATCCTTCTTACAGGTGCACATAGAAGTGATTTTAAATTTTTATTTCTTTTTATTATAATAACTACTGCTATACAATCGGGTATGAATCAAGGCTTAATAATTGCCTTTACATCTTCAATTATTGTATTGACAATAGATCTTATATATGCTCAGGGACTTATGGAAAATATATACTTTGAAAAGGATCTGATATTAGCTGCTGTATTTATACTTACAGCCTGGCCCCTTGGATTTTATGTGAAAACTGAAAGAAATCATATAGAAAAGCTGCAAAATTTAGCCAATGAAGATGGGCTTACTGGGGTATATAATCATAGATTTTTTCATGAAGCTTTAAGAGAGAAATTAATATCATATAAAAAGGAAAATAGACCTATTTCATTGATATTTATAGATATAGATCATTTTAAGCATTATAATGATTTATACGGTCATCAAAAGGGTGATCAGGTGCTTAAAATTATAGGTTCATTATTAAAAGAGATTATAGTTGAAAATGGAATTGCAGCAAGATATGGAGGAGAAGAGTTTGCTATTATATTACCGGATACTTTAGAACAGGACGCAATAAAAATAGCTGAAAATATAAGATATAGAATCCAGGAAACTTATTTTGAAGGTGAAGAAAATCAACCAAAGGGAAAAATAACAGCTTCCATGGGGGTATCCACTTTTCCGGATAAAGCTGAAAATGAAGTTGAACTTATAAAGTGTGCAGATGATGCCCTTTATAGAGCTAAATTTTTTAATAAGAATAGAGTTGAAACTTATCATTCCATACTTGATGAGCTTAAAAAGGAGATAGAACATAAGGATATAGACCTTGTTACTTCTATAAAGACATTAATAAGTGTTATTAATGCAAAGGATAGATATACTTATGGTCATGTTGAAAGAGTAGTTTTCTACAGCAGATTACTTGCAGAAAAACTTGGACTTAGTGAGGAAGATAAGAAAAAATTAGTGTATGGAGCATACATGCATGATATAGGTAAAATTAATATTGGAGAAGAAGTATTGAATAAGAAAATGCCCTTGAATAATGAGGAGTGGGAAGTATTAAAGCAACATCCAGCAAATGGTGTAGAAATTATAAATCCAGTTAAATCTTTAAGTTATATTGCTCCGCTAATATTACATCATCATGAAAGATATGATGGAAAAGGTTATCCTGACAATTTAAAGGGGGAGAATATACCTTATCTTGCCAGAATTTTAACTGTAGTAGATAGTTTTGATGCCATGACTTCTAATAGACCTTATTCAAAGATAAAGAGTCATAGTGAAGCTATTGAAGAATTAAAAAAATGCAGAGGTAGCCAATTTGATCCTGATATTGCCGATGCATTTATTGAAGTTATTGAAGAAAATAAAGATAATATTACTTATTGA
- the rpiA gene encoding ribose 5-phosphate isomerase A, translating into MNSDDLKRECAKEALKYIKNNSIIGLGGGSTISYLIDYIRENRNLNVKVVTPSFKTKMLCIDKGLEVLHTCVVDEVSIAFDGCDEVDEELNALKSGGGIHTKEKLIASMAEDYVLLVDKAKFSKTLTFKHPVVLEVLPDALKYVEKKLKKIGGVPILRTSAAKDGGTITENGNLLIDTDFNNVTNIQELENNLKNISGVIDTSLFTKVVTKVLITDEEGTKVISKN; encoded by the coding sequence TTGAATAGTGATGATTTAAAAAGAGAATGCGCAAAAGAAGCTCTAAAGTATATAAAAAATAACAGTATAATAGGTCTTGGTGGAGGAAGTACTATATCTTATTTAATCGACTACATAAGAGAAAATAGAAATCTAAATGTGAAGGTGGTTACTCCCTCTTTTAAAACTAAAATGTTGTGCATAGATAAGGGATTAGAAGTACTTCATACTTGTGTCGTAGATGAGGTATCTATAGCATTTGATGGTTGTGATGAAGTGGATGAAGAGTTAAATGCTTTAAAAAGTGGAGGAGGAATACATACCAAAGAGAAATTGATTGCTAGTATGGCAGAAGATTACGTATTACTAGTGGACAAAGCTAAATTTTCAAAGACATTAACCTTTAAACATCCCGTAGTTTTAGAAGTATTGCCAGATGCTTTAAAATATGTTGAAAAAAAGCTTAAGAAAATAGGTGGAGTACCAATTCTTAGAACTAGTGCAGCCAAAGATGGCGGAACAATAACTGAAAATGGAAATTTGCTAATTGATACAGATTTTAATAATGTCACAAATATTCAAGAACTTGAAAATAATTTAAAAAATATTTCTGGAGTTATTGACACTTCTTTATTTACCAAGGTAGTTACTAAGGTTTTAATTACTGATGAGGAAGGTACAAAGGTAATATCTAAAAATTGA
- a CDS encoding ABC transporter ATP-binding protein encodes MENFIELKNVKKIYNMGEIIVKAVDDISFSIDKGEFVIILGASGAGKSTILNLLGGMDHVTEGSIYVDGKEISKYNKKMLTKYRREDIGFVFQFYNLVENLNALENVELAVEICKDAVNPKEVLKNVGLEARMSNFPSQLSGGEQQRVSIARALAKKPKLLLCDEPTGALDYSTGKSVLKLLLDTSQNYNMTVIVITHNSAIAPMANKIINVKNGKITSLKKNLKPVSIESIEW; translated from the coding sequence ATGGAAAACTTTATAGAATTAAAAAATGTTAAGAAAATTTATAATATGGGTGAAATTATTGTAAAAGCAGTAGATGATATTTCATTTTCTATAGACAAAGGAGAATTTGTAATAATATTAGGGGCCAGTGGTGCAGGTAAATCTACTATATTAAATCTTTTAGGTGGGATGGATCATGTGACTGAAGGAAGTATTTATGTAGATGGAAAGGAAATAAGCAAATATAATAAAAAAATGTTAACAAAATATAGAAGAGAAGATATAGGTTTTGTATTTCAATTTTATAATTTAGTTGAAAATTTAAATGCATTAGAAAATGTAGAGTTGGCAGTGGAGATATGCAAAGATGCTGTGAATCCTAAAGAAGTACTTAAAAATGTTGGACTTGAAGCCAGAATGAGTAATTTCCCGTCTCAACTATCTGGAGGAGAACAGCAGAGAGTATCTATTGCAAGAGCACTTGCTAAAAAACCCAAACTTCTTCTCTGTGATGAACCCACAGGAGCATTGGACTATAGTACGGGAAAATCTGTATTAAAATTGCTATTGGATACTTCACAAAACTATAATATGACAGTTATAGTTATAACTCATAATTCAGCTATTGCACCAATGGCCAATAAAATAATAAATGTAAAAAATGGGAAGATAACAAGCTTAAAGAAAAACTTAAAACCTGTATCTATAGAAAGTATAGAGTGGTAG
- a CDS encoding cyclic lactone autoinducer peptide: MKKKLLIVVAAVTTVVASVIASSACVFFFYQPEEPKCLQKR; encoded by the coding sequence ATGAAAAAGAAATTATTGATTGTAGTTGCAGCTGTTACAACTGTAGTTGCTTCTGTAATTGCTTCATCAGCATGTGTATTCTTTTTTTATCAACCAGAAGAACCAAAATGCTTACAGAAGAGGTAA
- a CDS encoding iron-containing alcohol dehydrogenase family protein, with the protein MSYSVFLPSYSIGTDAYDRIKELCPNYGKNIVVIGGKTAIEKVKKKIKSAVTDSTLEILDFIWYGGDSSFENVEMLKENPLIHKADIIFAVGGGRAIDTCKVLSHQINKPIFTFPTIASNCAACTSVCVMYDNKGVFKELYFRDKPAEHTFICTEIIAEAPKVFLWAGIGDALSKKYECTFSSRNDKLEHFNALGVQISKICTEPLLENGKKALEDCEANIASYELEQVTLDIIISTGLVSNLVINDYNSCLAHSIYYGMTELKQIEKNHLHGEVVSYGVLVLLLCDKQFDELNKVYNFCKSIGLPTKLSDLEVTKDELKIVISKVMQTGDIVHVPYEITYDMIEDSILKLEEYSNEPVKAV; encoded by the coding sequence ATGAGTTATAGTGTTTTTTTACCAAGTTACAGTATAGGAACAGATGCCTATGATAGGATAAAGGAACTGTGTCCAAATTATGGTAAAAATATAGTTGTTATTGGTGGCAAAACTGCCATTGAAAAGGTAAAGAAAAAGATAAAAAGTGCGGTTACAGATAGTACACTTGAAATCCTAGATTTCATTTGGTATGGTGGAGATTCTTCCTTTGAAAATGTAGAAATGTTAAAGGAGAATCCTTTAATACATAAAGCTGATATTATATTTGCCGTAGGTGGTGGACGTGCTATAGATACTTGTAAAGTACTTTCTCACCAGATTAATAAGCCAATATTTACTTTTCCAACTATTGCTTCTAACTGTGCAGCTTGTACTTCTGTATGTGTTATGTATGACAATAAAGGTGTTTTCAAGGAATTATATTTTAGAGATAAACCAGCTGAGCATACTTTTATATGCACTGAAATAATTGCAGAGGCTCCTAAAGTATTTTTATGGGCAGGTATTGGTGATGCTTTAAGCAAAAAATATGAATGTACTTTTTCTTCTCGTAATGATAAGCTTGAGCATTTTAATGCACTGGGAGTTCAAATCAGTAAAATATGTACAGAACCTTTGCTGGAGAATGGTAAAAAAGCATTAGAAGATTGTGAAGCAAATATTGCCAGTTATGAATTAGAACAAGTTACTCTTGATATTATCATTAGTACGGGACTTGTTTCCAATCTTGTCATAAATGATTATAATAGCTGTCTTGCCCATTCCATATATTATGGTATGACAGAATTAAAGCAGATTGAGAAAAATCATTTACATGGAGAAGTTGTTTCTTATGGAGTATTGGTATTGTTATTATGTGACAAACAATTTGATGAACTAAATAAAGTGTATAATTTCTGTAAAAGTATAGGGTTACCAACAAAACTTTCAGACTTAGAAGTTACAAAAGATGAACTGAAAATAGTAATTTCTAAAGTTATGCAAACAGGGGATATTGTTCATGTACCTTATGAAATTACCTATGATATGATAGAAGATTCAATTTTAAAATTAGAAGAATACAGTAATGAGCCTGTGAAAGCTGTCTAA
- a CDS encoding FtsX-like permease family protein, protein MKKTFFKNLFRDIKKSISRFLSIVIIIAIGVAFYAGVRATSPDMKISADYYFNNNNFMDFKLISTLGITEDDIEAIEKLKGISKAEGSYSIDGVIEKNNHSIVVNINSLPDKNSMNRINITEGRTIKSDKEVIVEERFLKEYKLNIGDIIVIKSGNKSNIKDNLKNDSFKIVGTAQSPLYISAQRQISSVGDGDVKGFIYILPEVFKNDVYTEMYVRCNNKESRYSLLKNEEYKNIMTEMEKQLKYAGIERNKIRYIQVLKNAEDKIDEAENKLVISRKEVENKVLQGRSKIEEARDKLNQGKVEFEKNESDFNKKISDAEKQISQGKVNIKIAKENIDLKDREIENGNIEIKKAKDKISHSENKLMESKLQAENRILKQMKAKLEKAKNNKDSMPFNPLYIREYNSIYNIYKNIKGKDFDSIYTNLNDSGFIDIFNGYFDIKVLKANFDKAALDISKGKQQIFTREQLLKEGEIKLKKGKSDVEVNKKRLSALEVKLDKKKKDGIARLSKEKINIKDSEKAINENIEKLNAEELKANSQLKLAEIEIQNNREKLKHIKNPQWYVLGRAFNIGYESFRQDSDRIDNIGKAFPLIFFLVAALVSLTTMTRMVQEKRIEIGTFKALGYSRLAIVSHYLIYSSLASIIGSIIGISFGFRLFPPLIMNAYGSLYTIPHYLTPFNANLALKASLIAIIFTTLASIGAALSELREVPALLMRPKPPKAGKTILAEKMSFLWKRLSFTKKVTARNIFRYKQRFFMTVIGIAACTGLIITGFALKEGIIGAMYKQFNEIYKYDMQINLNDYVDSEKKKNIYNSIIKKTNIKSALFIYSKNASVKEAGAGSEDVYIIVPESKDELNRYINLSMDDSTLTLGDEGVVITEKLSKLINKKVGDNFKINIEGKVVEGKISSITEQYIQHYIYISPSYYKKITGENIEFNSMYGTLYNSSNSSQENTLRMLKTIDEVNSVSFKNNIKVSLNKSIDSINSVVLVLIISAGILAFVVIYNLTNININERKRELATIKLLGFYDNELALYIYRENIILTIIGASAGILYGIFISKLIISSAEINAMMFIKSINFIYCIYSFMITIVFSFIVNLIMYNRFAKIDMIESLKNPE, encoded by the coding sequence ATGAAGAAGACTTTTTTTAAAAATTTGTTTAGAGATATAAAAAAGAGTATTTCCAGATTTTTGTCTATAGTTATAATTATTGCTATAGGCGTAGCCTTTTATGCAGGAGTGAGAGCTACAAGCCCGGATATGAAAATATCTGCAGATTACTATTTTAACAATAATAATTTTATGGATTTTAAATTGATTTCTACTCTTGGTATAACTGAGGATGATATAGAGGCTATTGAAAAACTAAAAGGTATATCGAAAGCAGAAGGTTCTTATTCAATAGATGGGGTGATAGAAAAAAATAATCACTCCATTGTAGTTAATATTAATTCATTACCTGATAAAAATTCTATGAACAGAATAAATATTACCGAGGGCAGAACTATTAAAAGTGATAAAGAAGTAATAGTTGAAGAGAGATTTCTTAAAGAGTATAAGTTAAATATAGGGGATATCATAGTTATTAAGTCTGGTAATAAAAGTAATATAAAAGATAATTTAAAAAATGATAGCTTTAAAATTGTTGGAACAGCACAATCACCGTTATATATATCGGCTCAGAGGCAGATAAGTTCAGTGGGAGATGGTGATGTAAAGGGATTTATATACATACTTCCAGAAGTATTTAAAAATGATGTTTATACAGAAATGTATGTTAGATGTAATAATAAAGAATCTAGATACAGTCTTTTAAAAAACGAAGAATATAAAAATATTATGACTGAAATGGAAAAACAGCTTAAGTATGCAGGAATTGAAAGAAATAAAATAAGATATATACAGGTTTTAAAAAATGCTGAAGATAAAATAGATGAAGCAGAAAACAAATTAGTTATTTCTAGAAAAGAAGTAGAAAATAAAGTCTTACAAGGACGTAGTAAAATTGAAGAAGCTAGAGATAAATTAAATCAGGGCAAGGTGGAATTTGAGAAAAATGAAAGTGATTTTAATAAAAAAATATCTGATGCTGAAAAACAGATATCCCAAGGTAAAGTTAACATTAAAATCGCAAAAGAAAATATAGATTTAAAAGATAGAGAGATAGAAAATGGCAATATAGAAATTAAAAAAGCAAAAGATAAAATTAGCCATTCTGAAAATAAGTTGATGGAAAGTAAACTGCAAGCGGAAAATAGAATATTAAAACAAATGAAGGCAAAATTGGAAAAAGCAAAAAATAATAAGGATTCTATGCCCTTTAATCCATTATATATAAGAGAATACAATTCTATATATAACATATATAAAAACATAAAGGGAAAAGATTTTGACAGTATATATACTAATTTAAATGATAGTGGCTTTATAGATATATTTAATGGATATTTTGATATAAAAGTCTTAAAAGCTAATTTTGATAAAGCTGCTTTGGATATAAGCAAAGGAAAACAGCAAATATTTACTAGAGAACAGTTATTAAAAGAGGGAGAAATAAAACTTAAAAAGGGAAAATCTGATGTGGAAGTAAATAAAAAAAGATTATCAGCTTTAGAAGTAAAACTTGATAAAAAGAAAAAAGATGGAATTGCAAGGCTTAGTAAAGAAAAGATAAACATAAAAGATAGCGAAAAAGCTATTAATGAAAATATTGAGAAATTAAATGCTGAGGAATTAAAGGCAAATTCACAGCTTAAATTAGCAGAAATAGAAATTCAAAATAATAGAGAGAAACTTAAGCATATAAAAAATCCACAATGGTATGTATTAGGAAGAGCTTTTAATATAGGTTATGAGAGTTTTAGACAGGACAGTGATAGAATTGATAATATAGGAAAGGCATTTCCTTTAATATTTTTTCTAGTAGCTGCACTGGTAAGTTTAACTACCATGACTAGAATGGTACAAGAAAAAAGAATTGAAATAGGAACATTTAAAGCCCTTGGCTATTCAAGACTAGCCATTGTATCTCACTATTTAATATATTCATCTTTGGCAAGTATCATAGGAAGTATTATAGGAATATCCTTTGGATTCAGATTATTTCCACCACTTATAATGAATGCATATGGTTCACTATATACTATTCCCCATTATTTAACACCTTTTAATGCTAATTTGGCATTGAAAGCATCTTTAATAGCTATAATTTTTACAACCTTGGCATCTATAGGGGCTGCCTTAAGTGAATTAAGAGAGGTACCTGCTTTACTAATGAGGCCTAAACCGCCTAAAGCTGGAAAAACTATATTAGCAGAAAAAATGAGTTTTTTATGGAAAAGACTTAGTTTTACAAAAAAAGTTACTGCGAGGAATATATTTAGATATAAACAGAGATTTTTTATGACAGTAATAGGCATTGCTGCCTGTACAGGATTAATTATAACTGGTTTTGCTCTTAAAGAGGGTATAATTGGGGCAATGTATAAACAATTTAATGAAATTTACAAATATGATATGCAGATTAATCTTAATGACTATGTAGACAGTGAAAAAAAGAAGAATATATATAATAGTATTATAAAAAAAACTAATATAAAATCCGCTCTATTTATATATTCAAAAAATGCTTCTGTTAAGGAAGCAGGAGCAGGAAGTGAAGATGTATATATAATAGTACCGGAGAGTAAAGATGAGCTCAATAGATATATAAACCTCAGCATGGATGATAGTACTTTAACACTTGGTGATGAAGGAGTAGTAATTACAGAGAAATTATCAAAACTCATAAATAAAAAGGTTGGAGATAATTTTAAGATAAATATAGAAGGTAAAGTAGTAGAGGGTAAGATATCATCTATAACGGAACAATACATTCAGCATTATATTTATATAAGCCCCAGCTATTATAAAAAAATTACTGGTGAAAATATAGAATTCAATAGTATGTATGGAACTTTATATAATTCTTCAAACAGCAGCCAGGAGAACACCTTAAGAATGTTAAAAACTATAGATGAAGTTAATTCTGTAAGTTTTAAAAATAATATTAAGGTGAGTCTCAATAAAAGTATTGACAGTATAAATTCAGTAGTTTTAGTATTAATAATATCAGCAGGAATACTAGCTTTTGTGGTAATATATAATCTTACTAATATAAATATAAATGAGAGAAAAAGAGAATTAGCTACTATAAAGCTTTTAGGGTTTTATGATAATGAATTAGCTCTGTACATATATAGAGAAAACATAATACTAACAATTATAGGTGCTTCTGCGGGAATACTGTATGGCATATTTATTAGTAAGCTTATAATAAGTAGTGCAGAAATAAATGCAATGATGTTTATAAAGAGTATAAATTTTATTTATTGCATTTATTCTTTTATGATCACAATAGTATTTTCTTTCATAGTTAATTTAATAATGTATAATAGATTTGCTAAAATAGACATGATAGAGTCTTTAAAAAATCCAGAATAA
- a CDS encoding SPL family radical SAM protein codes for MSKLKIDLWNCKFSHIYVEEQALNYEISSKIIDNFNNSKVVKIDHYKDVFCRSHQNFVIQKNSPKLILAVKKNNFVYKGSQMCDSFGNSNFYYTSAVMNCIYNCEYCYLQGMYPSGNIVIFVNIEDSISEIEKMLKNHPVYLCVSYDTDLMALEGITGFLHKWIDTAVKHNNLKIEIRTKSASFELLKEIPCCDNVILAWTLSPKKVIEEFEIGTPFLQKRLENICQAIDRGWKVRLCFDPLLYINNWKIVYKEFIDTIFKNISGRRIYQVSIGVFRISKNYLKIINKLRTNSKILAYPFSVEDDICSYNEKHIEEMIVFVKNETMKYIYENKIYI; via the coding sequence TTGAGCAAGTTAAAAATAGACTTATGGAATTGTAAGTTTTCACATATTTATGTAGAAGAACAGGCCTTAAATTATGAAATTTCTTCTAAAATTATTGACAATTTTAATAACAGCAAAGTAGTTAAAATAGATCATTATAAAGATGTATTTTGCAGAAGCCATCAGAATTTTGTAATTCAAAAGAATAGTCCAAAACTCATATTAGCTGTGAAGAAAAATAATTTTGTGTATAAAGGTTCACAAATGTGTGATAGTTTTGGAAATAGCAATTTTTATTATACTTCAGCTGTAATGAATTGCATTTACAATTGTGAATATTGTTATTTACAGGGGATGTATCCTTCTGGAAATATTGTGATATTTGTAAATATTGAAGACAGCATATCTGAAATAGAAAAAATGCTTAAAAATCATCCTGTATACTTATGTGTATCTTATGACACAGATTTAATGGCTTTAGAAGGTATTACAGGATTTCTCCATAAGTGGATTGATACTGCGGTTAAGCATAATAATTTAAAAATAGAGATTAGAACTAAAAGTGCAAGTTTTGAATTATTAAAGGAAATACCTTGTTGTGATAATGTAATTTTAGCATGGACTTTATCGCCAAAAAAAGTTATAGAAGAATTTGAAATTGGTACTCCATTCTTACAGAAAAGATTGGAGAATATATGTCAGGCAATAGATAGAGGCTGGAAAGTAAGATTGTGCTTTGATCCTCTACTTTATATAAATAATTGGAAAATAGTTTATAAAGAATTTATAGATACAATATTCAAAAATATTTCTGGAAGAAGAATTTATCAGGTAAGTATTGGAGTATTTAGAATATCAAAAAATTATTTAAAGATAATAAATAAATTAAGAACAAATTCTAAAATATTAGCCTATCCCTTTAGTGTGGAAGATGACATTTGCAGTTACAATGAAAAACATATTGAGGAAATGATAGTATTTGTAAAAAATGAGACTATGAAATATATATATGAAAATAAAATATACATTTAA
- a CDS encoding 3D domain-containing protein encodes MNKKAVSIIMMVALFTIIIGSNCFAAPTTDESAELKQTQNTKKQLEGKIKNLNTQIDDIIEKVDKNKKDMNKIDQDIQKTEEKLNTLEEHSKEQEILFKKRLRAIYISGGGNNYLDVILGSRSVSDLISSMDSISIVMKYDNKLVAQLQEQKNVINDKKKDLDDKNNQLTALKANNESILSNLNNDIKQQNKLLADAKEKENRLIAEQRAREEAEAQAAARAAAAAEQAKLAAAQAQAKKSVQVAQSENTSKKVASNPVSGSTSSPVPINRGAIPSGNSSNVLYMEATAYSDNGFTASGNKTHRDPNGYSTIAVDPRVIPLGSKVYVEGYGYAIASDTGGAIKGNIIDLYVHSDSEALSWGRRNVKVHIIGN; translated from the coding sequence TTGAACAAAAAAGCGGTGTCCATTATTATGATGGTAGCACTTTTTACTATCATCATAGGCAGCAATTGTTTTGCTGCACCGACCACTGATGAATCAGCTGAACTAAAGCAAACTCAAAATACTAAAAAACAACTAGAGGGTAAAATTAAAAACTTAAATACACAAATTGATGACATAATAGAAAAAGTGGACAAAAATAAAAAGGACATGAACAAAATTGACCAAGACATTCAAAAAACTGAAGAAAAATTAAATACCTTGGAAGAACATTCAAAAGAGCAGGAGATTTTATTCAAAAAACGTTTACGAGCCATATATATAAGTGGCGGTGGCAACAACTACCTAGATGTAATTTTAGGGTCCCGTAGTGTAAGTGATCTTATATCATCAATGGATTCAATTTCTATAGTCATGAAATATGATAATAAGCTTGTTGCTCAATTACAAGAACAAAAGAATGTTATAAATGACAAGAAGAAAGATTTAGATGATAAAAATAATCAATTAACTGCTTTAAAAGCCAATAATGAATCTATTTTATCAAATCTAAACAATGACATAAAACAGCAGAATAAATTACTTGCTGATGCAAAAGAAAAAGAGAATAGATTAATAGCGGAGCAGAGGGCAAGGGAAGAGGCTGAAGCACAGGCAGCTGCAAGAGCTGCAGCCGCTGCTGAGCAAGCTAAATTAGCTGCTGCACAAGCACAGGCTAAAAAGTCTGTACAGGTTGCACAATCTGAAAATACATCAAAAAAAGTAGCTAGTAATCCTGTAAGCGGTAGTACAAGTTCCCCTGTACCTATAAATCGTGGTGCCATACCTAGTGGTAATTCTTCTAATGTATTATATATGGAAGCAACCGCTTATAGTGATAATGGCTTTACGGCATCCGGTAATAAAACTCATAGAGACCCTAATGGCTATAGTACTATAGCTGTTGATCCTAGAGTTATTCCACTGGGGTCTAAAGTATACGTAGAAGGTTATGGCTATGCCATCGCCAGTGATACTGGTGGTGCTATTAAAGGAAATATAATAGATCTATATGTACACTCTGATAGTGAAGCTCTAAGTTGGGGCAGAAGGAATGTAAAAGTTCATATAATAGGAAATTAG
- a CDS encoding SDR family NAD(P)-dependent oxidoreductase, translating into MKSAIVTGASSGIGLEIAKVLLDMRYKVYGIARNFSKTDFQHENFIEIVCDITDINLLEKKIKDIRSGEKEIFILVNNAGIGYFGPHEEISTKKIHAMIATNLEAPIIFTHILLRDLKRNSGYIINISSITAKKSSPIGCAYSATKAGLSHFSESLFDETRKAGVKVVTIHPDMTKTDFYNNAKFKEGDLPESYITGECVSNVVEMILSQRPGTVLTDVTIRPQRHVIGKKK; encoded by the coding sequence ATGAAGTCTGCAATAGTAACAGGTGCATCTTCAGGAATAGGACTTGAGATAGCAAAAGTTCTACTTGATATGAGATATAAAGTTTATGGGATAGCAAGAAATTTTTCGAAAACTGATTTTCAACATGAAAATTTTATTGAAATAGTTTGTGATATAACTGATATTAATTTATTAGAGAAAAAAATTAAAGATATAAGGAGCGGTGAAAAGGAAATATTTATACTAGTTAACAATGCGGGGATAGGGTATTTTGGGCCTCATGAGGAAATAAGCACTAAAAAAATTCATGCAATGATAGCAACAAATTTAGAAGCGCCTATAATATTCACTCATATTCTCTTAAGAGATTTAAAAAGGAATTCCGGTTATATAATAAACATATCTTCGATAACTGCTAAAAAATCTAGTCCTATAGGCTGTGCCTATTCTGCTACTAAGGCCGGTCTCAGTCATTTTAGTGAGAGTTTATTTGATGAAACCAGAAAGGCTGGAGTAAAGGTGGTTACAATACATCCTGATATGACTAAAACGGATTTTTATAATAATGCTAAATTTAAAGAAGGAGATCTTCCAGAATCTTATATTACTGGAGAGTGTGTATCAAATGTAGTAGAAATGATACTTAGTCAGAGACCGGGAACAGTTCTCACTGATGTTACTATAAGACCGCAAAGACATGTTATAGGTAAGAAAAAATAA